From the genome of Argentina anserina chromosome 4, drPotAnse1.1, whole genome shotgun sequence, one region includes:
- the LOC126792350 gene encoding BAG family molecular chaperone regulator 5, mitochondrial-like, with amino-acid sequence MASVFHNLCHDKVPISHYHSQSKREIPMQHSYYCFPNINVPIQPAKIETIPVQSALKIEKVFRGFLVRKSVSKIAGIKREVDEISKLVSKEMADFLRIDAKERLKVVETLMSLLLKLDAVKGVDSGVRDLRRAVIKKTIALQDRMEAYAASHQPPLTERKPCCSSCESNKKNSEEILQKMVDENQRLVGIVMELVHRNEKQTQLLGSLSKRVEMLEETLINERVGRKRARRSQECREEFF; translated from the coding sequence ATGGCATCTGTCTTCCATAATCTCTGTCACGACAAAGTTCCCATTTCACACTATCACTCCCAAAGCAAGAGAGAAATCCCTATGCAACACTCCTATTATTGTTTCCCAAACATAAACGTCCCAATCCAGCCCGCCAAGATCGAGACGATCCCAGTCCAATCGGCGCTGAAGATCGAGAAGGTCTTCAGAGGGTTTTTGGTGAGGAAAAGCGTGAGCAAAATCGCTGGGATCAAGCGTGAGGTGGATGAGATATCCAAGCTAGTTTCTAAGGAGATGGCGGATTTTTTGAGAATTGATGCCAAGGAGCGGCTGAAGGTGGTAGAGACGCTGATGAGCTTGCTTCTGAAGCTGGATGCCGTCAAGGGAGTCGACTCTGGGGTCAGGGATTTGAGAAGGGCGGTGATCAAGAAGACGATTGCTCTGCAGGATCGGATGGAGGCCTATGCAGCAAGTCACCAACCACCTTTGACTGAGAGAAAGCCATGTTGCAGCTCATGCGAAAGCAACAAGAAGAATAGTGAGGAGATACTACAGAAGATGGTGGACGAGAATCAGAGATTGGTGGGGATAGTGATGGAGCTGGTTCACCGAAATGAGAAGCAAACCCAGCTGCTGGGGTCGCTATCAAAGAGGGTGGAGATGCTGGAGGAGACTCTCATAAATGAGAGAGTTGGCAGGAAGAGGGCGAGGCGTTCTCAAGAATGCAGGGAAGAGTTCTTCTAG
- the LOC126789852 gene encoding uncharacterized protein LOC126789852 isoform X2, with protein sequence MADRQTNSTTTILHNAVIVTVDPDCRVFRNGAVVIEHDSITAVGQSSEILRQFSAQAHQILDLNGHIVLPGFINTHVHTSQQLARGIADDVDLMTWLHERIWPYESNMTEEDSYISTLLCGIELIHSGVTCFAEAGGQHVSGMARAVELLGLRACLAESVMDSGEGLPTTWASRSTDDCIQSQKELYKKHHNTGDGRIRVWLGIRQIMNATDSLLLATRDMAKELKIGIHMHVAEIAYENQFVTDTRKVDHGTVTHLEQIKFLQNNLLAAHTVWVNDSEIDCLSRAEVKVSHCPAAAMRMLGFAPIREMISSGICVSLGTDGAPSNNRMSLVDEMYLASLINKGREVYTNGTTDPTALSSETVLKMATINGAKSVLWDNEIGSLEVGKKAFVEKDIVWCSFACFFHDLVG encoded by the exons ATGGCAGATCGTCAGACCAACTCAACGACGACTATACTTCACAACGCCGTCATCGTCACCGTGGACCCCGACTGCCGGGTCTTCCGCAACGGCGCCGTCGTCATCGAGCACGACTCCATCACAGCCGTTGGTCAGTCTTCCGAGATTCTTCGCCAGTTCTCTGCTCAAGCTCATCAGATTCTCGATCTCAACGGCCACATCGTACTTCCTG GATTCATAAACACACATGTACACACGTCTCAGCAACTAGCGCGGGGAATAGCCGATGACGTCGATTTGATGACGTGGCTGCACGAGAGGATTTGGCCTTACGAATCAAACATGACTGAGGAAGATTCATACATTTCTACTCTGCTTTGTGGAATTGAGCTCATTCACTCTGGT GTAACTTGCTTTGCTGAAGCAGGAGGGCAACATGTGTCAGGAATGGCGAGGGCGGTTGAGTTGCTGGGGTTACGCGCGTGTTTAGCCGAGTCCGTTATGGACTCTGGCGAGGGCCTGCCCACAACTTGGGCTTCTCGGAGTACTGATGATTGTATTCAG TCTCAGAAAGAGCTTTACAAGAAGCACCATAATACAGGTGATGGGCGCATCAGAGTGTGGTTAGGAATTAGGCAGATCATGAATGCAACAGATAGTTTGCTACTTGCAACAAGAGATATGGCAAAAGAACTGAAAATTGGAATCCACATG CATGTTGCAGAGATAGCATATGAGAACCAGTTTGTGACAGATACTAGAAAAGTTGACCATGGAACAGTCACACACTTGGAGCAGATAAAGTTTCTTCAAAACAATTTGCTAGCGGCTCATACAGTTTGGGTCAACGATTCTGAG ATTGATTGTCTTTCAAGGGCTGAGGTAAAAGTATCTCACTGTCCTGCTGCTGCAATGCGAATGCTTGGATTTGCGCCTATTAGAGAGATGATTTCTTCTGGCATCTGTGTCTCCTTGGGAACAGATGGGGCCCCATCAAATAATAGAATGAGCTTAG TTGATGAGATGTACCTGGCCTCTCTGATTAACAAAGGACGGGAAGTTTACACGAATGGAACAACTGATCCCACTGCCCTTTCTTCTGAAACAGTTCTCAAGATGGCGACTATAAATGGTGCAAAATCTGTACTCTGGGATAATGAAATAGGGTCCCTTGAAGTTGGGAAAAAG GCTTTTGTTGAAAAAGATATTGTGTGGTGCTCATTTGCTTGTTTCTTCCATGATTTGGTAGGCTGA
- the LOC126789852 gene encoding uncharacterized protein LOC126789852 isoform X1, whose translation MADRQTNSTTTILHNAVIVTVDPDCRVFRNGAVVIEHDSITAVGQSSEILRQFSAQAHQILDLNGHIVLPGFINTHVHTSQQLARGIADDVDLMTWLHERIWPYESNMTEEDSYISTLLCGIELIHSGVTCFAEAGGQHVSGMARAVELLGLRACLAESVMDSGEGLPTTWASRSTDDCIQSQKELYKKHHNTGDGRIRVWLGIRQIMNATDSLLLATRDMAKELKIGIHMHVAEIAYENQFVTDTRKVDHGTVTHLEQIKFLQNNLLAAHTVWVNDSEIDCLSRAEVKVSHCPAAAMRMLGFAPIREMISSGICVSLGTDGAPSNNRMSLVDEMYLASLINKGREVYTNGTTDPTALSSETVLKMATINGAKSVLWDNEIGSLEVGKKADLVVINPSAWTMIPLHDCISSLVYSMRSENVVSVMCNGKWIMQDKKILNVDEGPVLSMAKQASAEIVKRAGIKIPNRMNFL comes from the exons ATGGCAGATCGTCAGACCAACTCAACGACGACTATACTTCACAACGCCGTCATCGTCACCGTGGACCCCGACTGCCGGGTCTTCCGCAACGGCGCCGTCGTCATCGAGCACGACTCCATCACAGCCGTTGGTCAGTCTTCCGAGATTCTTCGCCAGTTCTCTGCTCAAGCTCATCAGATTCTCGATCTCAACGGCCACATCGTACTTCCTG GATTCATAAACACACATGTACACACGTCTCAGCAACTAGCGCGGGGAATAGCCGATGACGTCGATTTGATGACGTGGCTGCACGAGAGGATTTGGCCTTACGAATCAAACATGACTGAGGAAGATTCATACATTTCTACTCTGCTTTGTGGAATTGAGCTCATTCACTCTGGT GTAACTTGCTTTGCTGAAGCAGGAGGGCAACATGTGTCAGGAATGGCGAGGGCGGTTGAGTTGCTGGGGTTACGCGCGTGTTTAGCCGAGTCCGTTATGGACTCTGGCGAGGGCCTGCCCACAACTTGGGCTTCTCGGAGTACTGATGATTGTATTCAG TCTCAGAAAGAGCTTTACAAGAAGCACCATAATACAGGTGATGGGCGCATCAGAGTGTGGTTAGGAATTAGGCAGATCATGAATGCAACAGATAGTTTGCTACTTGCAACAAGAGATATGGCAAAAGAACTGAAAATTGGAATCCACATG CATGTTGCAGAGATAGCATATGAGAACCAGTTTGTGACAGATACTAGAAAAGTTGACCATGGAACAGTCACACACTTGGAGCAGATAAAGTTTCTTCAAAACAATTTGCTAGCGGCTCATACAGTTTGGGTCAACGATTCTGAG ATTGATTGTCTTTCAAGGGCTGAGGTAAAAGTATCTCACTGTCCTGCTGCTGCAATGCGAATGCTTGGATTTGCGCCTATTAGAGAGATGATTTCTTCTGGCATCTGTGTCTCCTTGGGAACAGATGGGGCCCCATCAAATAATAGAATGAGCTTAG TTGATGAGATGTACCTGGCCTCTCTGATTAACAAAGGACGGGAAGTTTACACGAATGGAACAACTGATCCCACTGCCCTTTCTTCTGAAACAGTTCTCAAGATGGCGACTATAAATGGTGCAAAATCTGTACTCTGGGATAATGAAATAGGGTCCCTTGAAGTTGGGAAAAAG GCTGACCTGGTTGTTATCAATCCTTCCGCTTGGACCATGATTCCTCTCCACGATTG CATTTCCAGCCTTGTGTATTCCATGCGGAGTGAAAATGTTGTCTCTGTAATGTGCAATGGCAAATGGATTATGCAGGATAAGAAGATTTTGAATGTGGATGAG GGACCAGTTCTTTCAATGGCCAAGCAAGCTTCTGCAGAAATTGTAAAGAGGGCAGGCATCAAAATACCAAACAGGATGAACTTTCTCTGA